GTAATAGCACAAGTAGGAGCAGAAGGGATGAAAGATATGGGTAAAGTAATGGGAGTTGTTTCAAAAAAATTAGCAGGTCAGGCTGATGGAAAAACGATTTCTACAATTGTAAAGCAAAAATTAGCTTAGTTAAACATCCATATAGGTTTTATTCAAACAATTTAAATGATCGTCTGAATCTAAATTTTAATGATATTACGATAGTATAAATGAAGTCATTTTATATTTTAAAGCTAACCTTTTATTTGGTTAGCTTTCTTGCTTTTTTATTGAATATAGTTGAACGTATTTTTGTTTTTCTATTCAATAAACCAATTTTCATACATACGTATTTAGTAAAAAAGAGATTACCCAGACATAAAAAAGAATTTTTAGAAACATCTGTTAAATTTTATCAAAACTTAACAGACAAACAAAAGCCTTATTTTGAACATAGGTTAGTTAAATTTCTAAGAAACTATAGTTTTATTTCTAGAGATGGTTTCAACATAACGCCAGAAGTTAAAATTTTAATAGCTTCATCTTATATAAAGTTAACTTTTGGAATGCGAAAGTATTTAACATCAACATTTAATAAAATTATTATATATCCTACTTCTTATTATTCATTAGTAACTAAGCAATATCATAAAGGAGAATTTAATCCAGGATTAAAGTTAATTATATTCTCATGGGAAGACTTTCTGCTAGGAGAAGTAATTTTGAATGATAATTTAAACTTAGGAATTCATGAATTTACACATGCATTAACGTTTCATGGTAAGCAATCTAAAGATGTAAGCGCAAGAATTTTTTATAGAACATACTTAGAAATTATCAAGTTTATGAAAAATCCAGATAATTCTGAAAGAGTTATAAAGTCAGGTTATTTTAGAGATTATGCGAATACAAATGCATTAGAATTTGTTTCTGTAATTATGGAACATTTTTTTGAAACTCCTGAAGATTTAAAGCAGAAATTCCCAAGACTTTATTTTAAAGTCGAGACAATGTTGAATTATAAAACAGTAATATAAAGGTGATATTTTTAATATCACCTTTATATGTTTAAAGAACTTCTCTTATAGCACTAAAAATTGCATCTGCTATTTTATTTTGGTCTTCATCTGAAGTTAATAAGTTATAATCATTTGGGTTAGATAAATGCCCTATTTCTAATAAAGTAGCAGGGTATTCAACATGTTTTAATAAATGAGAGTTCATGTTTTGAACAGTATTTATTTTTAGTTTTTTAGAAATACTTTGTGCAATTTTTTTAGTGATAGATAAAGACTCTTTTTCTAAGACATTTTTGTTACTCGTAAAAAAATTAATACCATACATCTCTTCTAAACCACTACTAGCAATATGTAATGATATAACATAGTCAGGTTTTAAAGCGTTGATAAATGCTACTCTTTTATTAAGTGTAATAAACTGATCTGTAGAACGTGTTAAAAAGATTTCGATATCATCATTTTCTTTTGAAAGTGTTCTTATTTTATTAGCAATTTGAAGTGTAATTTCTTTCTCTTGAAAACCTTTTGAAAAGCTACCGGTATCTATACCACCATGACCAACATCTAAAACAATAGTTTTCTTTAAAGTTCCAGTTCCAAAAGGAGAAGGAGAGTTAATATCATAATCGCGGTAAAATCCATATTTCCTGTTACCATTTAAATTATTAGTGAAAAAGTAGCCGTTAAAACCATCGTTACAATCCACAAAGCATCCAATAGCTTGTAATTTATTGTTTTTATCAAATTCTAATTTTTTATAATCAACAATAATTCCTTTGTTGAGTAAATCTTTTTTTATTTGAGTTAAATCGTCAAGAGTTAAATCATTAGTAAAGGCAATTTTTACAGGTATTATTAATTCGCTCTCACTAGTAATTTTTAATTTGGGTTCAATTTTTTTTGAAGTTTGAGCATTACTTTTATTAGAAAATAAAAATATAAAGGTGGCAATAAGAAAGCAAAAACTACTAAGTATAGATACTTTTTTCATTGTATTTGTTTTTAAATTGAATAAATCTTTTACAAATCCAATAGAAGTTTGAAAGTTGTTTTTTGTTTTGGTTTCTTCTTCTGTATAAGTATCCGGATCATCATATACTTTAAAAAAATCAAAACCTAGTGCTTCAGAAATTTGTTTGATAGTATATGCTCTTGGAGTTACGGTTCCTGATTCTATTCTTTGAATAGTGCGTAATGAAATATTACATAAGTTGGCAACTTCAGTTTGCGTTAAACCTTTAGAGGTTCTTACTTCAATTAATTTTTCTCTGAAACTCGTTTTTTTCATTCCATTGAATTTTCTACAAGATTAAATTCA
This genomic stretch from Tenacibaculum jejuense harbors:
- a CDS encoding N-acetylmuramoyl-L-alanine amidase — translated: MKKTSFREKLIEVRTSKGLTQTEVANLCNISLRTIQRIESGTVTPRAYTIKQISEALGFDFFKVYDDPDTYTEEETKTKNNFQTSIGFVKDLFNLKTNTMKKVSILSSFCFLIATFIFLFSNKSNAQTSKKIEPKLKITSESELIIPVKIAFTNDLTLDDLTQIKKDLLNKGIIVDYKKLEFDKNNKLQAIGCFVDCNDGFNGYFFTNNLNGNRKYGFYRDYDINSPSPFGTGTLKKTIVLDVGHGGIDTGSFSKGFQEKEITLQIANKIRTLSKENDDIEIFLTRSTDQFITLNKRVAFINALKPDYVISLHIASSGLEEMYGINFFTSNKNVLEKESLSITKKIAQSISKKLKINTVQNMNSHLLKHVEYPATLLEIGHLSNPNDYNLLTSDEDQNKIADAIFSAIREVL
- a CDS encoding zinc-dependent peptidase — translated: MKSFYILKLTFYLVSFLAFLLNIVERIFVFLFNKPIFIHTYLVKKRLPRHKKEFLETSVKFYQNLTDKQKPYFEHRLVKFLRNYSFISRDGFNITPEVKILIASSYIKLTFGMRKYLTSTFNKIIIYPTSYYSLVTKQYHKGEFNPGLKLIIFSWEDFLLGEVILNDNLNLGIHEFTHALTFHGKQSKDVSARIFYRTYLEIIKFMKNPDNSERVIKSGYFRDYANTNALEFVSVIMEHFFETPEDLKQKFPRLYFKVETMLNYKTVI